One window of Oscillibacter hominis genomic DNA carries:
- a CDS encoding Gfo/Idh/MocA family protein, whose product MRAAIIGTGGIAHTHAQSIRSLGHSASLVVGHTLPSAQRFAGEYGCECFTDTLTEEQLKKVDCVHVCAPPERHYELVKLCLESGKHVLCEKPLSLRYEDAKELSALAEAKGVVAAVDFNNRFYPTCTQVRGLVAEMGDPVLIHGHYQQEFNILPCPYSWRYREATRATSEIGSHFIDLMRYLTGLEVEAVSAVFQTLQPEGRVRDGLLYPDGEGEAVTVSNEDTAVVTFRLSGGAVASAVFSEISPGRSNDLSLEILSASRSVSWCSESPYQVVTGEKAKGLTCRTSAFGGGFTDTFTDCFRAFYCAVETGLRDPRLATFRDGAVNTLICSCIAQSAHNGGTFVPVRE is encoded by the coding sequence ATGCGAGCAGCCATCATCGGCACCGGCGGCATCGCCCACACCCACGCGCAGTCCATCCGTTCCCTGGGCCATTCAGCCTCCCTGGTGGTGGGCCACACCCTTCCCTCCGCCCAGCGGTTTGCCGGTGAATACGGCTGCGAATGCTTTACCGACACGCTGACGGAGGAGCAGCTCAAAAAGGTGGACTGCGTCCACGTCTGCGCCCCGCCGGAGCGTCACTACGAACTGGTGAAGCTGTGCCTTGAATCGGGCAAGCACGTGCTGTGCGAAAAGCCCCTGTCCCTGCGCTATGAGGACGCCAAAGAGCTCTCAGCCCTGGCTGAGGCCAAGGGTGTGGTGGCAGCGGTGGACTTCAACAACCGGTTTTATCCCACCTGTACCCAGGTCCGCGGCCTGGTGGCGGAGATGGGCGATCCGGTCCTGATCCACGGCCACTACCAGCAGGAGTTCAACATCCTCCCCTGCCCCTACTCCTGGCGCTACCGGGAGGCCACCCGGGCCACCTCGGAGATCGGCTCCCATTTCATCGACCTGATGCGCTATCTCACCGGCCTGGAGGTGGAGGCTGTCAGCGCCGTGTTCCAGACCCTCCAGCCTGAGGGCCGGGTCCGGGACGGCCTCCTCTACCCCGACGGGGAGGGAGAGGCGGTCACCGTCTCCAACGAGGATACGGCCGTGGTCACCTTCCGCCTGAGCGGCGGGGCCGTGGCCAGCGCGGTGTTCTCCGAAATCTCCCCGGGCCGCAGCAACGATCTGTCCCTGGAAATTCTCTCCGCCTCCCGGTCCGTCTCCTGGTGCAGCGAATCACCTTATCAGGTGGTCACCGGCGAGAAGGCAAAGGGGCTCACCTGCCGGACCAGCGCCTTTGGCGGCGGCTTTACCGACACATTCACCGACTGCTTCCGCGCCTTCTATTGCGCGGTGGAAACCGGCCTGCGGGACCCCAGGCTGGCCACCTTCCGGGACGGCGCCGTCAACACCCTGATCTGCAGCTGCATCGCGCAGAGCGCCCACAACGGCGGCACGTTCGTCCCTGTGCGGGAATAA
- a CDS encoding putative polysaccharide biosynthesis protein — MSTERRMLLQGSILAFAGILTKLIGFAYRIPMANLLGNVGNGIYSVAFGIYNIALTLSSLSMPLAVSKLVSSRLAKNEAKNARRAFWDTLLFAAAAGGVAALVLWFGADALEGVYKEPGLAKPLRILSPTTFVVAFLGTFRGWFQGHGNMVPTAVSQVLEQIVNAVVSVLAAWQLTRVFAADVAVDAYGAAGGTIGTLAGAAVGLAFVVTLFFRSREPEGLQEAPAEDHALIYRALILTVIPVVLSQTIYQIGYTLDDLIFANVMASKGFLKEEYQALQGVFNTQYNQLVNLPVSIASAMAASTVPGIVSASVRRDRRESHRKITAVLKLNMAVAIPSAVGLAVLARPIMDLLFTSLGEKEALAAHLLQAGSSAAVFYALSTITTAILQASDYMGLPVRHCAVSLAIHAALVYLLLRFTNWGVYALIVGNVTFPLLVSLLNCRALSRELRYRFKPGRTFAVPLVSALAMGVVTWCSSALLHLIGCPRVLTLIAAIVLSVAAYGYLLLRLHCFADRQLLELPMGGKLLRLSKRLER, encoded by the coding sequence ATGTCGACCGAACGCAGGATGCTGCTTCAGGGCAGTATTTTGGCTTTTGCGGGAATCCTGACCAAGCTCATTGGCTTTGCCTATCGAATCCCCATGGCAAACCTGCTGGGGAATGTGGGCAACGGCATCTACTCCGTGGCCTTCGGCATCTACAACATCGCCCTGACCCTTTCCTCGCTGAGCATGCCTTTGGCGGTCTCCAAGCTGGTCTCTTCCCGCCTTGCAAAAAACGAGGCAAAAAACGCCCGCAGGGCCTTTTGGGATACGCTGCTCTTTGCCGCCGCCGCAGGCGGCGTGGCGGCGCTGGTGCTGTGGTTCGGCGCGGACGCCCTGGAGGGCGTCTACAAGGAGCCGGGGCTTGCCAAGCCGCTGCGGATTCTTTCACCCACCACCTTTGTGGTGGCCTTCCTGGGCACCTTCCGGGGCTGGTTCCAGGGCCACGGAAACATGGTGCCCACCGCTGTTTCCCAGGTTTTAGAGCAGATCGTCAACGCCGTGGTCAGCGTGCTGGCGGCGTGGCAGCTGACCCGGGTCTTTGCCGCAGACGTCGCGGTGGACGCCTACGGCGCCGCCGGCGGCACCATTGGTACCTTGGCCGGAGCCGCAGTGGGCCTGGCCTTTGTGGTGACGCTGTTTTTCCGGAGCCGGGAGCCGGAAGGGCTCCAGGAGGCCCCGGCGGAGGATCACGCCCTCATCTACCGCGCCCTGATCCTGACGGTGATCCCCGTGGTCTTGAGCCAGACCATTTATCAGATCGGCTATACCTTGGACGACCTCATCTTTGCCAACGTGATGGCGTCGAAAGGGTTTTTGAAGGAGGAGTACCAGGCGCTGCAGGGGGTGTTCAACACCCAGTACAACCAGCTGGTGAACCTGCCGGTGTCCATCGCCAGTGCCATGGCGGCCTCCACCGTGCCCGGCATTGTCAGCGCCTCGGTGCGCCGGGACCGGCGGGAGTCCCACCGGAAGATCACGGCGGTGCTGAAGCTGAACATGGCCGTTGCCATCCCCTCCGCGGTGGGGCTGGCTGTGCTGGCCAGGCCCATCATGGACCTGCTGTTCACCAGCTTGGGGGAAAAGGAGGCCCTGGCGGCCCACCTGCTCCAGGCTGGCTCCTCCGCGGCAGTATTTTATGCCCTTTCCACCATTACCACCGCCATCCTCCAGGCCAGCGACTACATGGGGCTGCCGGTGCGTCACTGCGCCGTCTCGCTGGCGATTCACGCGGCGCTGGTCTATCTGCTGCTGCGCTTTACCAACTGGGGCGTTTACGCGCTGATCGTGGGAAACGTCACCTTTCCCCTGCTGGTGTCGCTCCTTAACTGCCGGGCCCTGAGCCGGGAGCTGCGCTACCGCTTCAAGCCAGGCCGCACCTTTGCCGTGCCCCTTGTGTCGGCGCTGGCCATGGGCGTGGTCACCTGGTGCAGCAGTGCCCTGCTGCACCTGATTGGGTGCCCGAGGGTCCTGACGCTGATAGCGGCCATTGTGCTGTCCGTGGCCGCCTACGGTTATCTCCTGCTGCGGCTGCACTGCTTTGCCGACCGACAGCTGCTGGAGCTGCCCATGGGCGGGAAGCTGCTGAGGCTCTCCAAGCGGCTGGAACGGTAG
- a CDS encoding MGMT family protein — MSGVFEQVYALVRQIPPGKVATYGQLAHLIGRPRGARLVGYAMSACPSSAGVPCHRVVNRFGGTTAAFDTFGPGTQRALLEAEGVAFTPEGCVDLSLHLWQPLF; from the coding sequence ATGAGCGGTGTATTTGAACAGGTCTATGCCCTTGTACGCCAAATTCCGCCGGGGAAGGTTGCCACCTACGGCCAGCTGGCCCACCTCATCGGCCGGCCCCGGGGCGCCCGGCTGGTGGGCTATGCCATGAGCGCCTGCCCTTCCAGCGCCGGTGTGCCCTGCCACCGGGTGGTGAACCGCTTCGGCGGCACCACCGCGGCGTTCGACACGTTTGGCCCCGGCACCCAGCGGGCCCTCCTGGAAGCGGAGGGCGTGGCCTTTACGCCGGAGGGCTGCGTAGACCTCTCCCTTCATCTTTGGCAGCCCCTCTTTTAG
- a CDS encoding BlaI/MecI/CopY family transcriptional regulator: protein MEKLCDSEYRFMQVVWDNAPVGSGRLVELCREELGWKKSTTYTTLKKLCEKGLVRNEEAIVTVLIPREQVQAVESDAFVERAFGGSLPSFFSAFMSGKTLSAQEAEELKRLIDAHKEGEI from the coding sequence ATGGAGAAGCTATGTGACAGTGAATACCGGTTTATGCAGGTGGTGTGGGACAATGCCCCGGTGGGCTCAGGCCGCCTGGTGGAGCTTTGCCGCGAGGAGTTGGGATGGAAGAAGTCCACCACCTACACGACGCTGAAAAAGCTTTGCGAAAAGGGGTTGGTGCGCAATGAAGAGGCCATCGTCACCGTGCTGATCCCCAGGGAGCAGGTGCAGGCCGTGGAATCCGACGCCTTTGTGGAGCGCGCCTTCGGCGGTTCCCTGCCCTCCTTTTTCAGCGCTTTTATGAGCGGAAAGACGCTCAGCGCCCAGGAGGCGGAGGAGCTCAAGCGCCTCATTGACGCCCATAAGGAGGGAGAGATATGA
- a CDS encoding ABC transporter permease, producing MDKVFIDGLSFAAPLFVMAMGGIYSEKSGITNLAVEGFQGFGAFVGALIAVLLMPILGDGSQGVIYIAMLAAFIGGGLYACIHALLCIKFRANQVISGVVVNILAVALTTFLTSTVNKALTGGQSSNKFILGVSDRFTIPVLSDIPVLGALFQNMYPFEFVILGLAILAWYLMYETRFGMHLRACGENPQAVDAAGGNVGRTRFLAVMISGALSGVGGICYAYSISANFSPNIYMGYGYLAIAAMIFGNWNILPTAAVCLFFGLAKSGGYQLCLSMGLSSNYSDLFMMLPYILTLILLTFFSKKNHPPKAAGEVYDKGKR from the coding sequence ATGGATAAAGTATTTATTGACGGCCTCTCCTTTGCCGCTCCCCTGTTCGTCATGGCCATGGGCGGCATCTACTCGGAAAAAAGCGGCATCACCAACCTGGCCGTTGAGGGCTTCCAGGGCTTCGGCGCCTTTGTGGGCGCGCTGATCGCCGTTCTCCTCATGCCCATCCTCGGCGACGGCTCCCAGGGTGTGATCTACATCGCCATGCTGGCCGCCTTCATTGGCGGCGGGCTCTATGCCTGCATCCACGCATTGCTGTGCATCAAGTTCCGGGCCAATCAGGTCATCAGCGGCGTGGTGGTCAACATCCTGGCCGTGGCCCTGACCACCTTCCTCACCAGCACAGTGAACAAGGCCCTCACCGGCGGACAGTCCTCCAACAAGTTCATCCTTGGCGTGTCCGACCGCTTCACCATCCCCGTGCTCAGCGACATCCCCGTCCTTGGCGCCCTGTTCCAGAACATGTATCCCTTTGAGTTTGTTATCCTGGGCCTGGCCATCCTGGCCTGGTACCTGATGTACGAGACCCGCTTCGGCATGCATCTCAGGGCCTGCGGTGAGAACCCTCAGGCCGTTGACGCCGCAGGCGGCAACGTGGGCCGCACCCGCTTTCTCGCGGTGATGATCTCCGGCGCCCTCTCCGGCGTGGGCGGCATCTGCTACGCCTACTCCATTTCCGCCAACTTCTCCCCCAACATCTATATGGGCTACGGCTACCTTGCCATCGCGGCCATGATCTTCGGCAACTGGAACATCCTGCCCACAGCCGCAGTCTGTCTGTTCTTCGGCCTGGCCAAGTCCGGCGGATACCAGCTGTGCCTGAGCATGGGCCTCTCCAGCAACTATTCCGACCTGTTCATGATGCTGCCCTACATCCTGACACTGATCCTGCTGACCTTCTTCTCCAAGAAGAACCACCCGCCCAAGGCAGCAGGCGAGGTCTACGACAAGGGCAAGCGGTAA
- a CDS encoding Dabb family protein encodes MIRHIVMWKFRPGTQAEQAQFLEGLRGLQGVIPQLKKSEVAVNVGEGNYDAVLVSEFESLEDLAVYKKDPRHVAVSSLCKSIREDRVAVDYEM; translated from the coding sequence ATGATTCGGCATATTGTGATGTGGAAATTCCGTCCCGGGACGCAGGCAGAGCAGGCCCAATTCCTGGAGGGGCTGAGGGGCTTGCAGGGAGTGATCCCGCAGCTCAAAAAGAGCGAGGTTGCCGTCAATGTGGGGGAGGGCAACTACGATGCCGTGCTGGTGTCGGAGTTTGAGAGCCTGGAGGACCTGGCGGTCTACAAGAAGGACCCCCGCCATGTGGCGGTTTCCAGCCTCTGCAAGTCCATCCGGGAAGACCGGGTGGCGGTGGACTATGAGATGTGA
- a CDS encoding M56 family metallopeptidase, giving the protein MSILTAVFGELIQMSLTAVPVILIVAALRLALCRAPKRYSYALWLAVGFRLVCPVALTGVLGTEAGVTALLPQALPATTERVAAGVSRVDYGIVPVMTGGAQTLKEAASSAADVPDWSAWLALVWAAGVCMLLARSLIVYVRLKRRMATAVHLEGNVYESDVLATPFVMGLIRPRIYIPFRLEGEERSYVLDHERCHIRRADHLVRLIAYLLASVYWMNPLVWACYYLMNRDMEMSCDESVLGRLGVGIKKGYSMSLVSFATTRRIPAAGLLAFGEGDARKRVKNVLRWKRETPRVAFLAIIVCIFAIIVCLGNGSAGTGWVRGGETETNDGFDMTKFSYSVSRDVRSMFLYEEVYDNGQLISGRVLAATDFITGQRPDQGTLEIGYEMEGWTQPHWLQKDGSAVASMPSGIPERDYRAMLSKALNLRSGRVELPADGSCTIYLISLTEDATKGLRPFGPEDLDAGGPEGLKDNGVVAALRLITSTKPMDDALEQLGASAWAYRLFDTATPYVGDAPGCVDVLFALRVGDKLGNFSIELGTGERPYGLQLNFRQSPEDPQVLDREMNRYAPVLIALIGNLDQVSWTYPAEDGSLRQAECTYDEEGVLGQVREATGRAYGSLKEMGTSPQGVQDLLQGMGLK; this is encoded by the coding sequence ATGAGCATTTTAACTGCCGTGTTCGGTGAGCTCATCCAGATGAGCCTGACGGCGGTGCCGGTGATCCTGATCGTGGCAGCGCTGCGGCTGGCGCTTTGCCGGGCGCCGAAGAGGTACAGTTATGCGCTGTGGCTGGCGGTGGGGTTCCGGCTGGTGTGCCCCGTGGCCCTCACCGGTGTGCTTGGCACCGAGGCCGGCGTGACGGCCCTGCTGCCCCAGGCTCTTCCGGCGACTACGGAGCGGGTGGCCGCCGGTGTGTCCAGGGTGGACTACGGGATAGTCCCGGTGATGACTGGAGGCGCCCAAACCCTGAAAGAAGCGGCTTCTTCCGCTGCCGATGTCCCGGACTGGAGCGCGTGGCTGGCCCTGGTGTGGGCCGCGGGGGTCTGCATGCTGTTGGCGCGCAGCCTGATCGTCTATGTGAGGCTCAAAAGGCGCATGGCCACGGCGGTGCACCTGGAGGGCAATGTTTATGAGAGCGACGTTTTGGCCACGCCATTTGTCATGGGGCTGATCCGGCCCAGAATCTACATCCCCTTCCGCCTGGAGGGAGAGGAGCGGAGCTATGTGCTTGACCACGAGCGCTGCCACATCCGGCGTGCCGACCATCTGGTGCGGCTGATCGCCTACTTGCTGGCGTCCGTGTATTGGATGAACCCATTGGTGTGGGCGTGCTACTATCTGATGAACCGGGACATGGAGATGAGCTGCGACGAATCGGTGCTGGGACGGCTGGGCGTCGGGATCAAAAAGGGGTACAGCATGTCGCTTGTCTCCTTTGCCACGACCCGCCGCATCCCGGCCGCCGGCCTGCTGGCCTTTGGGGAGGGAGACGCCAGGAAGCGGGTCAAGAATGTGCTCCGATGGAAGCGGGAGACGCCAAGAGTGGCATTTTTGGCGATTATAGTATGTATTTTTGCTATTATAGTGTGCCTTGGCAATGGAAGCGCGGGGACGGGCTGGGTTCGCGGCGGAGAAACAGAGACCAACGATGGGTTTGACATGACTAAATTCTCCTACTCTGTGAGCCGGGATGTGCGGTCTATGTTTCTCTATGAGGAGGTCTATGACAATGGACAGCTGATCTCCGGAAGAGTACTTGCAGCAACGGACTTCATCACCGGGCAACGGCCCGATCAAGGGACTTTAGAGATTGGATACGAGATGGAAGGCTGGACGCAGCCGCACTGGCTGCAAAAGGATGGCTCCGCGGTGGCCTCCATGCCCTCCGGCATTCCTGAGCGGGACTATCGCGCTATGCTGTCCAAGGCCCTGAATTTAAGGTCCGGGAGGGTGGAATTGCCGGCGGACGGCAGCTGCACGATTTATCTGATCAGCCTGACGGAGGACGCCACGAAGGGCCTCAGGCCCTTCGGACCAGAGGACCTGGACGCAGGCGGTCCGGAGGGGCTGAAGGACAACGGTGTTGTGGCAGCGCTGCGGCTGATCACCTCCACCAAGCCGATGGACGACGCCCTGGAGCAGCTTGGCGCGTCCGCCTGGGCCTATCGGCTGTTCGACACCGCAACCCCCTATGTGGGGGATGCGCCGGGCTGTGTGGACGTGCTGTTTGCTCTGAGGGTTGGAGATAAATTGGGGAATTTCTCCATTGAGTTGGGGACCGGGGAGCGGCCCTATGGGCTGCAGCTCAATTTCCGGCAGTCACCGGAGGACCCCCAGGTTCTGGACAGAGAAATGAACCGCTATGCGCCGGTGCTGATCGCGTTGATTGGAAACCTGGATCAGGTGAGCTGGACCTATCCGGCGGAGGACGGCTCCCTCCGCCAGGCGGAGTGCACCTATGACGAGGAGGGAGTGCTTGGCCAGGTGCGGGAGGCCACCGGAAGAGCCTATGGCTCCCTGAAGGAGATGGGTACTTCTCCCCAGGGGGTGCAGGACCTGTTGCAGGGCATGGGCCTCAAATAA
- a CDS encoding ABC transporter permease — protein sequence MKKKNRLASILDSEKWSSISVPILSILLSLICASVILLVMGKNPLVAFLSFLQGSGFLPKLSYGGGSGMLTDLFTFLNILAPMLLASLGFIVGFKAGLFNIGIAGQMLASGFLATALIGYSGLDAYLAKPLVILVGIVAGGALGAFVGFLKYKFNIHEVVSTVMLNYIISYLTGFFINGYYADMLTRSMRICSDASRLTWMNVQIGGVKCNVPLGIVLAIAAAFLVKFIFDKTVFGFELKAVGINARCARYAGIKVGRRIVISLMLSGMLAGLAGVTYYCGYYNTIVPKTLASMGYDAIAVALLGNSSPIGSIFAAILITIFQNGSNYMSSTLGVAKEVASMITGILLLFSACGGYFRFMAHRRLERAVDEAAIAAKAAQLQEEQAPASDGSAAPGENPPGGDSEYPGKEASRNG from the coding sequence ATGAAAAAGAAAAACCGGCTCGCGTCCATCCTGGACAGCGAAAAATGGTCCTCCATCAGCGTCCCCATCCTCAGCATTCTCCTGAGCCTGATCTGCGCCAGCGTCATCCTTCTGGTGATGGGCAAAAATCCCCTGGTGGCCTTTCTCAGCTTTCTCCAGGGCTCCGGCTTCCTGCCCAAGTTAAGCTACGGCGGCGGCAGCGGCATGCTGACCGACCTCTTCACCTTCCTGAACATCCTGGCTCCCATGTTGCTGGCCTCCCTGGGCTTCATCGTGGGCTTCAAGGCGGGGCTGTTCAACATCGGAATCGCCGGACAGATGCTGGCCTCTGGCTTCCTGGCCACCGCTCTCATCGGCTACAGCGGCCTGGACGCCTACCTGGCCAAGCCCCTGGTGATCCTGGTGGGCATTGTGGCCGGCGGCGCGCTGGGCGCGTTCGTGGGCTTTTTGAAGTACAAGTTCAACATCCACGAGGTGGTCTCCACCGTGATGCTGAACTATATCATCAGCTATCTCACCGGCTTTTTTATCAACGGGTACTATGCGGATATGCTGACCCGTTCCATGCGGATCTGCTCCGATGCCTCCCGTCTCACCTGGATGAACGTCCAGATCGGCGGCGTCAAGTGCAACGTGCCCCTGGGCATCGTGCTGGCCATCGCCGCGGCCTTTCTGGTCAAGTTTATTTTTGACAAGACCGTGTTCGGCTTTGAGCTGAAGGCCGTAGGCATCAACGCCAGATGCGCCCGGTACGCCGGTATCAAGGTGGGACGGCGCATCGTCATCTCCCTGATGCTCTCCGGCATGCTGGCGGGCCTTGCTGGCGTGACCTACTACTGCGGCTATTACAACACCATCGTGCCCAAAACCCTGGCCAGCATGGGTTACGATGCCATCGCCGTGGCGCTGTTGGGCAACTCCAGCCCCATCGGCTCCATCTTCGCGGCCATCCTGATCACCATTTTCCAAAACGGAAGCAACTACATGAGCTCCACCTTAGGCGTGGCCAAGGAAGTCGCCTCCATGATCACCGGAATTTTGCTGCTCTTCTCCGCCTGCGGCGGGTACTTCCGCTTTATGGCCCATCGCCGCCTGGAGCGGGCGGTGGACGAGGCCGCCATTGCCGCCAAGGCCGCCCAGCTTCAGGAGGAGCAGGCCCCCGCTTCCGACGGATCCGCAGCGCCCGGGGAGAATCCGCCGGGCGGGGATTCGGAGTATCCCGGAAAGGAGGCAAGCAGGAATGGATAA
- a CDS encoding APC family permease — MELQKRYGLPTAICMVVGIVIGSGVFFKAEAVLNATGGNMPLGIAAWLIVGAIMMICSYVFATLATRYERVSGLVDYAEVTMGQGYAYAMGWFAASVYVPGLVSVLAWVSARYLCVLLGWDITGGSCMVIACFFLCADYAVNALSPRIAGKFQVTTTVAKMVPLVLMAVVGTVMGLANGQLHENFTAAASSAVDTGTGLMASVVAVAFAYEGWILATSINAELKDAKRNLPRALVIGACIVVATYLFYYIGLGGAVTTEELMASGEAAAKMAFQRTFGPVAGTLVFVLIVISCLGTLNGLMLACCRASYALGARNWGPRPDVFEQVDPATNMPANSATMALLYSAFWLLFFYGANLAEPRWFGAFGFDSAELPIVTLYAMYIPIFVQMMRKEKELNAFKRFLMPALGVLSCLFMVYAAFAAHGVRVLYYLLMFAVFMIVGLLFRGRRQ; from the coding sequence ATGGAGTTACAAAAGCGATACGGGCTGCCCACGGCAATCTGCATGGTGGTGGGAATTGTCATTGGCTCCGGCGTATTCTTCAAAGCCGAGGCGGTGCTGAACGCCACGGGAGGGAATATGCCGCTGGGCATTGCCGCATGGCTGATCGTCGGCGCCATCATGATGATCTGTTCCTATGTCTTTGCCACCCTGGCCACCCGCTATGAGCGTGTGAGCGGCCTGGTGGATTATGCGGAGGTCACCATGGGCCAGGGCTATGCTTACGCCATGGGGTGGTTTGCAGCGTCCGTGTACGTCCCGGGGCTGGTGTCCGTTCTGGCCTGGGTCTCCGCCCGGTATCTGTGCGTGCTGCTGGGATGGGACATCACGGGCGGCTCCTGTATGGTCATCGCATGCTTTTTCCTCTGCGCCGATTATGCGGTCAACGCCCTGTCGCCCCGGATAGCGGGCAAATTCCAGGTGACCACCACCGTGGCCAAGATGGTGCCCCTGGTGCTGATGGCGGTGGTGGGAACGGTGATGGGCCTTGCCAACGGACAGCTGCACGAAAACTTTACCGCCGCTGCCTCCTCCGCTGTGGATACGGGCACCGGTCTGATGGCCTCCGTGGTGGCGGTGGCCTTTGCCTATGAGGGCTGGATCCTGGCCACCTCCATCAATGCTGAACTGAAAGACGCTAAGCGCAACCTGCCCCGGGCGCTGGTGATCGGCGCCTGCATCGTGGTGGCCACCTATCTCTTTTACTATATCGGCCTGGGCGGAGCCGTCACCACGGAGGAGCTGATGGCCAGCGGAGAAGCCGCTGCCAAGATGGCCTTCCAGCGCACCTTCGGCCCTGTGGCGGGGACGCTGGTCTTTGTGCTGATCGTGATTTCCTGCCTGGGCACGCTGAACGGCCTGATGCTGGCCTGCTGCCGGGCCAGCTATGCCCTGGGCGCACGGAACTGGGGGCCCCGGCCCGATGTGTTCGAACAAGTGGACCCGGCCACCAACATGCCCGCCAACTCCGCCACCATGGCGCTGCTGTACTCCGCCTTCTGGCTGTTGTTTTTCTACGGCGCCAATTTGGCGGAGCCAAGGTGGTTTGGCGCGTTTGGCTTTGACTCCGCGGAGCTGCCCATTGTCACGCTTTATGCCATGTATATCCCCATTTTTGTCCAGATGATGCGGAAGGAAAAGGAGCTGAACGCCTTCAAGCGCTTCCTCATGCCGGCCCTGGGCGTGCTCAGCTGTTTGTTCATGGTGTACGCGGCCTTTGCCGCCCATGGAGTACGGGTGCTTTACTATCTGCTGATGTTCGCTGTCTTTATGATTGTGGGCTTACTCTTCCGCGGGCGGAGGCAGTGA
- a CDS encoding carbon-nitrogen hydrolase family protein: MRVALIQLAGGSGDKKADIALACEKIREASAQGADIAVLPEMFCCPYETSAFRSYGEAEGGEAQAALSSLSRELGLYIVGGSVPELEGDRIYNTSYVYGRDGVQLARHRKVHLFDIDVEGGQRFMESDTLSPGSQITTFETEFGTMGLCICFDFRFEELARLMALRGAKVLFVPAAFNMTTGPAHWELMFRQRSVDNQCFTVGVSPARNESASYVAYGNSMAVDPWGTVLTRCGGEPCIQYVDLDLSRADSVRRQLPILSARRTDLYEIKEV; this comes from the coding sequence ATGCGCGTTGCGTTGATTCAGCTGGCCGGAGGCAGCGGCGATAAAAAAGCCGATATTGCCCTGGCCTGTGAAAAAATCCGGGAGGCTTCCGCCCAGGGGGCGGACATTGCCGTACTGCCGGAGATGTTCTGCTGCCCCTATGAAACTTCCGCCTTCCGCTCCTATGGCGAGGCGGAGGGCGGCGAGGCCCAGGCGGCCCTGTCCTCCCTCTCCAGGGAGCTGGGGCTCTATATTGTGGGCGGCTCCGTGCCGGAGTTGGAGGGGGATCGGATCTACAACACCTCTTATGTCTACGGCCGGGATGGAGTCCAGCTGGCCAGGCACCGGAAGGTCCACCTCTTCGACATCGACGTGGAGGGGGGCCAGCGGTTTATGGAGTCGGACACGTTGAGCCCCGGCAGCCAAATCACCACCTTTGAGACGGAGTTCGGCACCATGGGGCTTTGTATCTGCTTTGATTTCCGGTTCGAGGAACTGGCCCGGCTGATGGCCCTGCGGGGCGCAAAGGTGCTGTTTGTCCCTGCGGCCTTCAACATGACCACCGGCCCGGCCCATTGGGAGCTGATGTTCCGTCAGCGCTCCGTGGACAACCAGTGCTTCACCGTGGGCGTCTCCCCTGCCCGGAACGAATCCGCCTCCTATGTGGCCTACGGCAACTCCATGGCCGTGGACCCCTGGGGCACGGTCCTCACCCGCTGCGGTGGCGAACCCTGCATCCAGTACGTGGATTTGGATTTGAGCCGCGCGGACTCCGTGCGCCGCCAGCTGCCCATCCTCTCTGCCCGTCGGACAGACCTCTACGAGATCAAAGAAGTATGA